A stretch of the Macaca mulatta isolate MMU2019108-1 chromosome 14, T2T-MMU8v2.0, whole genome shotgun sequence genome encodes the following:
- the ACTN3 gene encoding alpha-actinin-3 isoform X6, with translation MMMVMQPEGLGAREGPFAGSGGGGEYMEQEEDWDRDLLLDPAWEKQQRKTFTAWCNSHLRKAGTQIENIEDDFRNGLKLMLLLEVISGERLPRPDKGKMRFHKIANVNKALDFIASKGVKLVSIGAEEIVDGNLKMTLGMIWTIILRFAIQDISVEETSAKEGLLLWCQRKTAPYRNVNVQNFHTSWKDGLALCALIHRHRPDLIDYAKLRKDDPIGNLNTAFEVAEKYLDIPKMLDAEDIVNTPKPDEKAIMTYVSCFYHAFAGAEQAETAANRICKVLAVNQENEKLMEEYEKLASELLEWIRRTIPWLENRVGEPSMSAMQRKLEDFRDYRRLHKPPRVQEKCQLEINFNTLQTKLRLSHRPAFMPSEGKLVSDIANAWRGLEQVEKGYEDWLLSEIRRLQRLQHLAEKFRQKASLHEAWTRGKEEMLSQRDYDSASLQEVRALLRRHEAFESDLAAHQDRVEHIAALAQELNELDYHEAASVNSRCQAICDQWDNLGTLTQKRRDALERMEKLLETIDQLQLEFARRAAPFNNWLDGAVEDLQDVWLVHSVEETQSLLTAHDQFKATLPEADRERGAIMGIQGEIQKICQTYGLRPCSTNPYITLSPQDINTKWDMVRKLVPSRDQTLQEELARQQVNERLRRQFAAQANAIGPWIQAKVEEVGRLAAGLAGSLEEQMAGLRQQEQNIINYKTNIDRLEGDHQLLQESLVFDNKHTVYSMEHIRVGWEQLLTSIARTINEVENQVLTRDAKGLSQEQLNEFRASFNHFDRKRNGMMEPDDFRACLISMGYDLGEVEFARIMTMVDPNAAGVVTFQAFIDFMTRETAETDTAEQVVASFKILAGDKNYITPEELRRELPAEQAEYCIRRMVPYKGSGAPAGALDYVAFSSALYGESDL, from the exons ATGATGATGGTTATGCAGCCCGAGGGTCTGGGGGCCAGGGAGGGGCCCTTCGCGGGCAGCGGCGGGGGCGGCGAGTACATGGAACAGGAGGAGGACTGGGACCGCGACCTGCTGCTGGACCCGGCCTGGGAGAAGCAGCAGCGGAAA ACCTTCACTGCCTGGTGCAACTCACACCTGCGCAAAGCGGGCACCCAGATTGAGAACATCGAGGACGATTTCCGCAATGGCCTCAAACTCATGCTGCTCCTGGAGGTCATTTCAG GAGAGAGGCTGCCCAGGCCAGATAAAGGCAAGATGCGCTTCCACAAAATCGCCAACGTTAACAAGGCCCTGGACTTCATTGCCAGCAAGGGGGTTAAGCTGGTGTCCATTGGTGCTGAAG AGATCGTCGACGGGAACCTGAAGATGACCCTGGGCATGATCTGGACCATCATCCTTCGCTTCGCCATCCAGGACATCTCTGTGGAAG AAACCTCGGCCAAGGAAGGCTTGCTTCTGTGGTGCCAGAGGAAGACAGCACCGTACCGCAACGTCAACGTGCAGAATTTCCACACCAG CTGGAAGGATGGCCTGGCCCTCTGTGCCCTCATCCACCGACACCGCCCCGACCTCATCGACTACGCCAAACTGCGAAAG GATGACCCCATCGGCAACCTGAACACTGCCTTCGAGGTGGCAGAGAAGTACCTGGACATCCCCAAGATGTTGGATGCAGAAG ACATTGTGAACACCCCAAAGCCGGATGAGAAGGCCATCATGACCTATGTGTCCTGCTTCTACCATGCCTTTGCCGGGGCTGAGCAG GCAGAGACAGCTGCCAACAGGATCTGCAAGGTGCTGGCGGTGAACCAGGAAAACGAGAAGCTGATGGAGGAGTATGAGAAGCTTGCCAGTGAG CTGCTGGAGTGGATCCGCCGCACCATCCCATGGCTGGAGAACCGTGTGGGCGAGCCCAGCATGAGTGCCATGCAGCGCAAGCTAGAGGACTTTCGGGACTATCGGCGTCTGCACAAGCCGCCCCGCGTTCAAGAAAAGTGCCAGCTGGAGATCAACTTCAACACACTGCAGACCAAGTTGCGGCTCAGCCACCGGCCTGCCTTCATGCCCTCCGAGGGCAAGCTGGTCTCG GACATCGCCAATGCCTGGCGGGGGCTGGAGCAGGTGGAAAAGGGCTATGAAGACTGGCTGCTCTCGGAGATCCGACGCCTGCAGCGACTCCAGCACCTGGCCGAGAAGTTCCGGCAGAAGGCCTCCCTGCACGAAGCCTGGACCCGGG GGAAGGAGGAGATGCTGAGCCAGCGCGACTACGATTCGGCTTCGCTACAGGAGGTGCGGGCGTTGCTGCGGCGCCACGAGGCCTTTGAGAGCGACCTGGCGGCGCACCAGGACCGCGTGGAGCACATTGCCGCGCTGGCCCAGGAGCTCAA TGAGCTGGACTACCATGAGGCAGCCTCAGTGAACAGCCGCTGCCAGGCCATCTGCGATCAGTGGGACAACCTGGGCACCCTGACCCAGAAGAGGCGGGATGCACtagag CGGATGGAGAAGCTCCTGGAGACCATCGACCAGCTTCAACTGGAGTTCGCCCGGCGGGCCGCACCCTTCAACAACTGGCTGGACGGTGCCGTGGAGGACCTGCAGGACGTGTGGCTGGTACACTCTGTGGAGGAGACCCAG AGCCTGCTGACAGCGCATGATCAGTTCAAGGCAACGTTGCCCGAGGCTGACCGAGAGCGAGGCGCCATCATGGGCATCCAGGGTGAGATCCAGAAGATCTGCCAGACGTATGGGCTGCGGCCCTGCTCCACCAATCCCTACATCACCCTGAGCCCGCAGGACATCAACACCAAGTGGGATATG GTCCGAAAGCTGGTGCCTAGCCGTGATCAGACACTGCAGGAGGAGCTGGCACGGCAGCAGGTAAATGAGAGGCTCCGGCGACAGTTTGCGGCCCAGGCCAATGCCATTGGACCCTGGATCCAGGCGAAGGTGGAG GAAGTGGGGCGGCTGGCAGCAGGGCTAGCCGGCTCTCTGGAGGAGCAGATGGCTGGGCTACGGCAGCAGGAGCAGAACATTATCAACTACAAGACTAACATTGACCGGCTAGAGGGTGACCACCAGCTGCTGCAGGAGAGCCTGGTGTTCGACAATAAGCACACCGTCTACAGCATGGAG CACATCCGCGTGGGCTGGGAGCAGCTGCTCACCTCTATCGCCCGCACCATCAATGAAGTGGAGAACCAGGTACTGACCCGAGATGCCAAGGGGCTGAGCCAGGAGCAGCTCAACGAGTTCCGAGCATCCTTCAACCACTTTGACCGG AAGAGGAATGGGATGATGGAGCCTGATGACTTCCGAGCTTGCCTCATCTCCATGGGCTATGACCTG GGGGAAGTGGAGTTTGCTCGCATCATGACCATGGTGGACCCCAACGCAGCTGGGGTGGTGACCTTCCAGGCCTTCATAGACTTCATGACCCGAGAGACAGCCGAGACTGACACGGCTGAGCAAGTTGTGGCCTCCTTCAAGATCCTGGCAGGAGACAAG AACTACATCACCCCCGAGGAGCTGCGACGCGAGCTCCCCGCCGAGCAGGCCGAGTACTGCATCCGCCGTATGGTGCCCTACAAGGGATCCGGGGCCCCAGCTGGAGCCCTGGACTACGTGGCCTTCTCCAGTGCCCTCTATGGGGAGAGCGACCTCTGA
- the ACTN3 gene encoding alpha-actinin-3 isoform X8, which yields MMMVMQPEGLGAREGPFAGSGGGGEYMEQEEDWDRDLLLDPAWEKQQRKTFTAWCNSHLRKAGTQIENIEDDFRNGLKLMLLLEVISGERLPRPDKGKMRFHKIANVNKALDFIASKGVKLVSIGAEEIVDGNLKMTLGMIWTIILRFAIQDISVEETSAKEGLLLWCQRKTAPYRNVNVQNFHTSWKDGLALCALIHRHRPDLIDYAKLRKDDPIGNLNTAFEVAEKYLDIPKMLDAEDIVNTPKPDEKAIMTYVSCFYHAFAGAEQAETAANRICKVLAVNQENEKLMEEYEKLASELLEWIRRTIPWLENRVGEPSMSAMQRKLEDFRDYRRLHKPPRVQEKCQLEINFNTLQTKLRLSHRPAFMPSEGKLVSDIANAWRGLEQVEKGYEDWLLSEIRRLQRLQHLAEKFRQKASLHEAWTRGKEEMLSQRDYDSASLQEVRALLRRHEAFESDLAAHQDRVEHIAALAQELNELDYHEAASVNSRCQAICDQWDNLGTLTQKRRDALERMEKLLETIDQLQLEFARRAAPFNNWLDGAVEDLQDVWLVHSVEETQSLLTAHDQFKATLPEADRERGAIMGIQGEIQKICQTYGLRPCSTNPYITLSPQDINTKWDMVRKLVPSRDQTLQEELARQQVNERLRRQFAAQANAIGPWIQAKVEEVGRLAAGLAGSLEEQMAGLRQQEQNIINYKTNIDRLEGDHQLLQESLVFDNKHTVYSMEHIRVGWEQLLTSIARTINEVENQVLTRDAKGLSQEQLNEFRASFNHFDRGEVEFARIMTMVDPNAAGVVTFQAFIDFMTRETAETDTAEQVVASFKILAGDKNYITPEELRRELPAEQAEYCIRRMVPYKGSGAPAGALDYVAFSSALYGESDL from the exons ATGATGATGGTTATGCAGCCCGAGGGTCTGGGGGCCAGGGAGGGGCCCTTCGCGGGCAGCGGCGGGGGCGGCGAGTACATGGAACAGGAGGAGGACTGGGACCGCGACCTGCTGCTGGACCCGGCCTGGGAGAAGCAGCAGCGGAAA ACCTTCACTGCCTGGTGCAACTCACACCTGCGCAAAGCGGGCACCCAGATTGAGAACATCGAGGACGATTTCCGCAATGGCCTCAAACTCATGCTGCTCCTGGAGGTCATTTCAG GAGAGAGGCTGCCCAGGCCAGATAAAGGCAAGATGCGCTTCCACAAAATCGCCAACGTTAACAAGGCCCTGGACTTCATTGCCAGCAAGGGGGTTAAGCTGGTGTCCATTGGTGCTGAAG AGATCGTCGACGGGAACCTGAAGATGACCCTGGGCATGATCTGGACCATCATCCTTCGCTTCGCCATCCAGGACATCTCTGTGGAAG AAACCTCGGCCAAGGAAGGCTTGCTTCTGTGGTGCCAGAGGAAGACAGCACCGTACCGCAACGTCAACGTGCAGAATTTCCACACCAG CTGGAAGGATGGCCTGGCCCTCTGTGCCCTCATCCACCGACACCGCCCCGACCTCATCGACTACGCCAAACTGCGAAAG GATGACCCCATCGGCAACCTGAACACTGCCTTCGAGGTGGCAGAGAAGTACCTGGACATCCCCAAGATGTTGGATGCAGAAG ACATTGTGAACACCCCAAAGCCGGATGAGAAGGCCATCATGACCTATGTGTCCTGCTTCTACCATGCCTTTGCCGGGGCTGAGCAG GCAGAGACAGCTGCCAACAGGATCTGCAAGGTGCTGGCGGTGAACCAGGAAAACGAGAAGCTGATGGAGGAGTATGAGAAGCTTGCCAGTGAG CTGCTGGAGTGGATCCGCCGCACCATCCCATGGCTGGAGAACCGTGTGGGCGAGCCCAGCATGAGTGCCATGCAGCGCAAGCTAGAGGACTTTCGGGACTATCGGCGTCTGCACAAGCCGCCCCGCGTTCAAGAAAAGTGCCAGCTGGAGATCAACTTCAACACACTGCAGACCAAGTTGCGGCTCAGCCACCGGCCTGCCTTCATGCCCTCCGAGGGCAAGCTGGTCTCG GACATCGCCAATGCCTGGCGGGGGCTGGAGCAGGTGGAAAAGGGCTATGAAGACTGGCTGCTCTCGGAGATCCGACGCCTGCAGCGACTCCAGCACCTGGCCGAGAAGTTCCGGCAGAAGGCCTCCCTGCACGAAGCCTGGACCCGGG GGAAGGAGGAGATGCTGAGCCAGCGCGACTACGATTCGGCTTCGCTACAGGAGGTGCGGGCGTTGCTGCGGCGCCACGAGGCCTTTGAGAGCGACCTGGCGGCGCACCAGGACCGCGTGGAGCACATTGCCGCGCTGGCCCAGGAGCTCAA TGAGCTGGACTACCATGAGGCAGCCTCAGTGAACAGCCGCTGCCAGGCCATCTGCGATCAGTGGGACAACCTGGGCACCCTGACCCAGAAGAGGCGGGATGCACtagag CGGATGGAGAAGCTCCTGGAGACCATCGACCAGCTTCAACTGGAGTTCGCCCGGCGGGCCGCACCCTTCAACAACTGGCTGGACGGTGCCGTGGAGGACCTGCAGGACGTGTGGCTGGTACACTCTGTGGAGGAGACCCAG AGCCTGCTGACAGCGCATGATCAGTTCAAGGCAACGTTGCCCGAGGCTGACCGAGAGCGAGGCGCCATCATGGGCATCCAGGGTGAGATCCAGAAGATCTGCCAGACGTATGGGCTGCGGCCCTGCTCCACCAATCCCTACATCACCCTGAGCCCGCAGGACATCAACACCAAGTGGGATATG GTCCGAAAGCTGGTGCCTAGCCGTGATCAGACACTGCAGGAGGAGCTGGCACGGCAGCAGGTAAATGAGAGGCTCCGGCGACAGTTTGCGGCCCAGGCCAATGCCATTGGACCCTGGATCCAGGCGAAGGTGGAG GAAGTGGGGCGGCTGGCAGCAGGGCTAGCCGGCTCTCTGGAGGAGCAGATGGCTGGGCTACGGCAGCAGGAGCAGAACATTATCAACTACAAGACTAACATTGACCGGCTAGAGGGTGACCACCAGCTGCTGCAGGAGAGCCTGGTGTTCGACAATAAGCACACCGTCTACAGCATGGAG CACATCCGCGTGGGCTGGGAGCAGCTGCTCACCTCTATCGCCCGCACCATCAATGAAGTGGAGAACCAGGTACTGACCCGAGATGCCAAGGGGCTGAGCCAGGAGCAGCTCAACGAGTTCCGAGCATCCTTCAACCACTTTGACCGG GGGGAAGTGGAGTTTGCTCGCATCATGACCATGGTGGACCCCAACGCAGCTGGGGTGGTGACCTTCCAGGCCTTCATAGACTTCATGACCCGAGAGACAGCCGAGACTGACACGGCTGAGCAAGTTGTGGCCTCCTTCAAGATCCTGGCAGGAGACAAG AACTACATCACCCCCGAGGAGCTGCGACGCGAGCTCCCCGCCGAGCAGGCCGAGTACTGCATCCGCCGTATGGTGCCCTACAAGGGATCCGGGGCCCCAGCTGGAGCCCTGGACTACGTGGCCTTCTCCAGTGCCCTCTATGGGGAGAGCGACCTCTGA
- the ACTN3 gene encoding alpha-actinin-3 isoform X7 gives MMMVMQPEGLGAREGPFAGSGGGGEYMEQEEDWDRDLLLDPAWEKQQRKTFTAWCNSHLRKAGTQIENIEDDFRNGLKLMLLLEVISGERLPRPDKGKMRFHKIANVNKALDFIASKGVKLVSIGAEEIVDGNLKMTLGMIWTIILRFAIQDISVEETSAKEGLLLWCQRKTAPYRNVNVQNFHTSWKDGLALCALIHRHRPDLIDYAKLRKDDPIGNLNTAFEVAEKYLDIPKMLDAEDIVNTPKPDEKAIMTYVSCFYHAFAGAEQAETAANRICKVLAVNQENEKLMEEYEKLASELLEWIRRTIPWLENRVGEPSMSAMQRKLEDFRDYRRLHKPPRVQEKCQLEINFNTLQTKLRLSHRPAFMPSEGKLVSDIANAWRGLEQVEKGYEDWLLSEIRRLQRLQHLAEKFRQKASLHEAWTRGRWPASLRAGKEEMLSQRDYDSASLQEVRALLRRHEAFESDLAAHQDRVEHIAALAQELNELDYHEAASVNSRCQAICDQWDNLGTLTQKRRDALERMEKLLETIDQLQLEFARRAAPFNNWLDGAVEDLQDVWLVHSVEETQSLLTAHDQFKATLPEADRERGAIMGIQGEIQKICQTYGLRPCSTNPYITLSPQDINTKWDMVRKLVPSRDQTLQEELARQQVNERLRRQFAAQANAIGPWIQAKVEEVGRLAAGLAGSLEEQMAGLRQQEQNIINYKTNIDRLEGDHQLLQESLVFDNKHTVYSMEHIRVGWEQLLTSIARTINEVENQVLTRDAKGLSQEQLNEFRASFNHFDRKRNGMMEPDDFRACLISMGYDLGEVEFARIMTMVDPNAAGVVTFQAFIDFMTRETAETDTAEQVVASFKILAGDKNYITPEELRRELPAEQAEYCIRRMVPYKGSGAPAGALDYVAFSSALYGESDL, from the exons ATGATGATGGTTATGCAGCCCGAGGGTCTGGGGGCCAGGGAGGGGCCCTTCGCGGGCAGCGGCGGGGGCGGCGAGTACATGGAACAGGAGGAGGACTGGGACCGCGACCTGCTGCTGGACCCGGCCTGGGAGAAGCAGCAGCGGAAA ACCTTCACTGCCTGGTGCAACTCACACCTGCGCAAAGCGGGCACCCAGATTGAGAACATCGAGGACGATTTCCGCAATGGCCTCAAACTCATGCTGCTCCTGGAGGTCATTTCAG GAGAGAGGCTGCCCAGGCCAGATAAAGGCAAGATGCGCTTCCACAAAATCGCCAACGTTAACAAGGCCCTGGACTTCATTGCCAGCAAGGGGGTTAAGCTGGTGTCCATTGGTGCTGAAG AGATCGTCGACGGGAACCTGAAGATGACCCTGGGCATGATCTGGACCATCATCCTTCGCTTCGCCATCCAGGACATCTCTGTGGAAG AAACCTCGGCCAAGGAAGGCTTGCTTCTGTGGTGCCAGAGGAAGACAGCACCGTACCGCAACGTCAACGTGCAGAATTTCCACACCAG CTGGAAGGATGGCCTGGCCCTCTGTGCCCTCATCCACCGACACCGCCCCGACCTCATCGACTACGCCAAACTGCGAAAG GATGACCCCATCGGCAACCTGAACACTGCCTTCGAGGTGGCAGAGAAGTACCTGGACATCCCCAAGATGTTGGATGCAGAAG ACATTGTGAACACCCCAAAGCCGGATGAGAAGGCCATCATGACCTATGTGTCCTGCTTCTACCATGCCTTTGCCGGGGCTGAGCAG GCAGAGACAGCTGCCAACAGGATCTGCAAGGTGCTGGCGGTGAACCAGGAAAACGAGAAGCTGATGGAGGAGTATGAGAAGCTTGCCAGTGAG CTGCTGGAGTGGATCCGCCGCACCATCCCATGGCTGGAGAACCGTGTGGGCGAGCCCAGCATGAGTGCCATGCAGCGCAAGCTAGAGGACTTTCGGGACTATCGGCGTCTGCACAAGCCGCCCCGCGTTCAAGAAAAGTGCCAGCTGGAGATCAACTTCAACACACTGCAGACCAAGTTGCGGCTCAGCCACCGGCCTGCCTTCATGCCCTCCGAGGGCAAGCTGGTCTCG GACATCGCCAATGCCTGGCGGGGGCTGGAGCAGGTGGAAAAGGGCTATGAAGACTGGCTGCTCTCGGAGATCCGACGCCTGCAGCGACTCCAGCACCTGGCCGAGAAGTTCCGGCAGAAGGCCTCCCTGCACGAAGCCTGGACCCGGGGTAG atgg CCGGCCTCTCTTCGAGCAGGGAAGGAGGAGATGCTGAGCCAGCGCGACTACGATTCGGCTTCGCTACAGGAGGTGCGGGCGTTGCTGCGGCGCCACGAGGCCTTTGAGAGCGACCTGGCGGCGCACCAGGACCGCGTGGAGCACATTGCCGCGCTGGCCCAGGAGCTCAA TGAGCTGGACTACCATGAGGCAGCCTCAGTGAACAGCCGCTGCCAGGCCATCTGCGATCAGTGGGACAACCTGGGCACCCTGACCCAGAAGAGGCGGGATGCACtagag CGGATGGAGAAGCTCCTGGAGACCATCGACCAGCTTCAACTGGAGTTCGCCCGGCGGGCCGCACCCTTCAACAACTGGCTGGACGGTGCCGTGGAGGACCTGCAGGACGTGTGGCTGGTACACTCTGTGGAGGAGACCCAG AGCCTGCTGACAGCGCATGATCAGTTCAAGGCAACGTTGCCCGAGGCTGACCGAGAGCGAGGCGCCATCATGGGCATCCAGGGTGAGATCCAGAAGATCTGCCAGACGTATGGGCTGCGGCCCTGCTCCACCAATCCCTACATCACCCTGAGCCCGCAGGACATCAACACCAAGTGGGATATG GTCCGAAAGCTGGTGCCTAGCCGTGATCAGACACTGCAGGAGGAGCTGGCACGGCAGCAGGTAAATGAGAGGCTCCGGCGACAGTTTGCGGCCCAGGCCAATGCCATTGGACCCTGGATCCAGGCGAAGGTGGAG GAAGTGGGGCGGCTGGCAGCAGGGCTAGCCGGCTCTCTGGAGGAGCAGATGGCTGGGCTACGGCAGCAGGAGCAGAACATTATCAACTACAAGACTAACATTGACCGGCTAGAGGGTGACCACCAGCTGCTGCAGGAGAGCCTGGTGTTCGACAATAAGCACACCGTCTACAGCATGGAG CACATCCGCGTGGGCTGGGAGCAGCTGCTCACCTCTATCGCCCGCACCATCAATGAAGTGGAGAACCAGGTACTGACCCGAGATGCCAAGGGGCTGAGCCAGGAGCAGCTCAACGAGTTCCGAGCATCCTTCAACCACTTTGACCGG AAGAGGAATGGGATGATGGAGCCTGATGACTTCCGAGCTTGCCTCATCTCCATGGGCTATGACCTG GGGGAAGTGGAGTTTGCTCGCATCATGACCATGGTGGACCCCAACGCAGCTGGGGTGGTGACCTTCCAGGCCTTCATAGACTTCATGACCCGAGAGACAGCCGAGACTGACACGGCTGAGCAAGTTGTGGCCTCCTTCAAGATCCTGGCAGGAGACAAG AACTACATCACCCCCGAGGAGCTGCGACGCGAGCTCCCCGCCGAGCAGGCCGAGTACTGCATCCGCCGTATGGTGCCCTACAAGGGATCCGGGGCCCCAGCTGGAGCCCTGGACTACGTGGCCTTCTCCAGTGCCCTCTATGGGGAGAGCGACCTCTGA
- the ACTN3 gene encoding alpha-actinin-3 isoform X4 translates to MMMVMQPEGLGAREGPFAGSGGGGEYMEQEEDWDRDLLLDPAWEKQQRKTFTAWCNSHLRKAGTQIENIEDDFRNGLKLMLLLEVISGERLPRPDKGKMRFHKIANVNKALDFIASKGVKLVSIGAEEIVDGNLKMTLGMIWTIILRFAIQDISVEETSAKEGLLLWCQRKTAPYRNVNVQNFHTSWKDGLALCALIHRHRPDLIDYAKLRKDDPIGNLNTAFEVAEKYLDIPKMLDAEDIVNTPKPDEKAIMTYVSCFYHAFAGAEQAETAANRICKVLAVNQENEKLMEEYEKLASELLEWIRRTIPWLENRVGEPSMSAMQRKLEDFRDYRRLHKPPRVQEKCQLEINFNTLQTKLRLSHRPAFMPSEGKLVSDIANAWRGLEQVEKGYEDWLLSEIRRLQRLQHLAEKFRQKASLHEAWTRGKEEMLSQRDYDSASLQEVRALLRRHEAFESDLAAHQDRVEHIAALAQELNELDYHEAASVNSRCQAICDQWDNLGTLTQKRRDALERMEKLLETIDQLQLEFARRAAPFNNWLDGAVEDLQDVWLVHSVEETQSLLTAHDQFKATLPEADRERGAIMGIQGEIQKICQTYGLRPCSTNPYITLSPQDINTKWDMVRKLVPSRDQTLQEELARQQVNERLRRQFAAQANAIGPWIQAKVEEVGRLAAGLAGSLEEQMAGLRQQEQNIINYKTNIDRLEGDHQLLQESLVFDNKHTVYSMEHIRVGWEQLLTSIARTINEVENQVLTRDAKGLSQEQLNEFRASFNHFDRVSRGLALPSLISTHPLQKRNGMMEPDDFRACLISMGYDLGEVEFARIMTMVDPNAAGVVTFQAFIDFMTRETAETDTAEQVVASFKILAGDKNYITPEELRRELPAEQAEYCIRRMVPYKGSGAPAGALDYVAFSSALYGESDL, encoded by the exons ATGATGATGGTTATGCAGCCCGAGGGTCTGGGGGCCAGGGAGGGGCCCTTCGCGGGCAGCGGCGGGGGCGGCGAGTACATGGAACAGGAGGAGGACTGGGACCGCGACCTGCTGCTGGACCCGGCCTGGGAGAAGCAGCAGCGGAAA ACCTTCACTGCCTGGTGCAACTCACACCTGCGCAAAGCGGGCACCCAGATTGAGAACATCGAGGACGATTTCCGCAATGGCCTCAAACTCATGCTGCTCCTGGAGGTCATTTCAG GAGAGAGGCTGCCCAGGCCAGATAAAGGCAAGATGCGCTTCCACAAAATCGCCAACGTTAACAAGGCCCTGGACTTCATTGCCAGCAAGGGGGTTAAGCTGGTGTCCATTGGTGCTGAAG AGATCGTCGACGGGAACCTGAAGATGACCCTGGGCATGATCTGGACCATCATCCTTCGCTTCGCCATCCAGGACATCTCTGTGGAAG AAACCTCGGCCAAGGAAGGCTTGCTTCTGTGGTGCCAGAGGAAGACAGCACCGTACCGCAACGTCAACGTGCAGAATTTCCACACCAG CTGGAAGGATGGCCTGGCCCTCTGTGCCCTCATCCACCGACACCGCCCCGACCTCATCGACTACGCCAAACTGCGAAAG GATGACCCCATCGGCAACCTGAACACTGCCTTCGAGGTGGCAGAGAAGTACCTGGACATCCCCAAGATGTTGGATGCAGAAG ACATTGTGAACACCCCAAAGCCGGATGAGAAGGCCATCATGACCTATGTGTCCTGCTTCTACCATGCCTTTGCCGGGGCTGAGCAG GCAGAGACAGCTGCCAACAGGATCTGCAAGGTGCTGGCGGTGAACCAGGAAAACGAGAAGCTGATGGAGGAGTATGAGAAGCTTGCCAGTGAG CTGCTGGAGTGGATCCGCCGCACCATCCCATGGCTGGAGAACCGTGTGGGCGAGCCCAGCATGAGTGCCATGCAGCGCAAGCTAGAGGACTTTCGGGACTATCGGCGTCTGCACAAGCCGCCCCGCGTTCAAGAAAAGTGCCAGCTGGAGATCAACTTCAACACACTGCAGACCAAGTTGCGGCTCAGCCACCGGCCTGCCTTCATGCCCTCCGAGGGCAAGCTGGTCTCG GACATCGCCAATGCCTGGCGGGGGCTGGAGCAGGTGGAAAAGGGCTATGAAGACTGGCTGCTCTCGGAGATCCGACGCCTGCAGCGACTCCAGCACCTGGCCGAGAAGTTCCGGCAGAAGGCCTCCCTGCACGAAGCCTGGACCCGGG GGAAGGAGGAGATGCTGAGCCAGCGCGACTACGATTCGGCTTCGCTACAGGAGGTGCGGGCGTTGCTGCGGCGCCACGAGGCCTTTGAGAGCGACCTGGCGGCGCACCAGGACCGCGTGGAGCACATTGCCGCGCTGGCCCAGGAGCTCAA TGAGCTGGACTACCATGAGGCAGCCTCAGTGAACAGCCGCTGCCAGGCCATCTGCGATCAGTGGGACAACCTGGGCACCCTGACCCAGAAGAGGCGGGATGCACtagag CGGATGGAGAAGCTCCTGGAGACCATCGACCAGCTTCAACTGGAGTTCGCCCGGCGGGCCGCACCCTTCAACAACTGGCTGGACGGTGCCGTGGAGGACCTGCAGGACGTGTGGCTGGTACACTCTGTGGAGGAGACCCAG AGCCTGCTGACAGCGCATGATCAGTTCAAGGCAACGTTGCCCGAGGCTGACCGAGAGCGAGGCGCCATCATGGGCATCCAGGGTGAGATCCAGAAGATCTGCCAGACGTATGGGCTGCGGCCCTGCTCCACCAATCCCTACATCACCCTGAGCCCGCAGGACATCAACACCAAGTGGGATATG GTCCGAAAGCTGGTGCCTAGCCGTGATCAGACACTGCAGGAGGAGCTGGCACGGCAGCAGGTAAATGAGAGGCTCCGGCGACAGTTTGCGGCCCAGGCCAATGCCATTGGACCCTGGATCCAGGCGAAGGTGGAG GAAGTGGGGCGGCTGGCAGCAGGGCTAGCCGGCTCTCTGGAGGAGCAGATGGCTGGGCTACGGCAGCAGGAGCAGAACATTATCAACTACAAGACTAACATTGACCGGCTAGAGGGTGACCACCAGCTGCTGCAGGAGAGCCTGGTGTTCGACAATAAGCACACCGTCTACAGCATGGAG CACATCCGCGTGGGCTGGGAGCAGCTGCTCACCTCTATCGCCCGCACCATCAATGAAGTGGAGAACCAGGTACTGACCCGAGATGCCAAGGGGCTGAGCCAGGAGCAGCTCAACGAGTTCCGAGCATCCTTCAACCACTTTGACCGGGTCAGCAGGGGCCTGGCCCT ACCAAGCCTGATATCCACACACCCCCTACAGAAGAGGAATGGGATGATGGAGCCTGATGACTTCCGAGCTTGCCTCATCTCCATGGGCTATGACCTG GGGGAAGTGGAGTTTGCTCGCATCATGACCATGGTGGACCCCAACGCAGCTGGGGTGGTGACCTTCCAGGCCTTCATAGACTTCATGACCCGAGAGACAGCCGAGACTGACACGGCTGAGCAAGTTGTGGCCTCCTTCAAGATCCTGGCAGGAGACAAG AACTACATCACCCCCGAGGAGCTGCGACGCGAGCTCCCCGCCGAGCAGGCCGAGTACTGCATCCGCCGTATGGTGCCCTACAAGGGATCCGGGGCCCCAGCTGGAGCCCTGGACTACGTGGCCTTCTCCAGTGCCCTCTATGGGGAGAGCGACCTCTGA